Proteins encoded in a region of the Quercus lobata isolate SW786 chromosome 8, ValleyOak3.0 Primary Assembly, whole genome shotgun sequence genome:
- the LOC115955530 gene encoding uncharacterized protein LOC115955530 — translation MNIIAWNCRGSLKPNFQSHVHDLVRIHDPAVFVVTETRVGRDRAKEITDRLPFDGSIRSDAIGFTGGIWLLWNSDRVEINVLAITEQEIHVDVKVRSSNFAWLLSAIYASPRSVERCVLWDNLIKVADLHNKPWIMAGDFNEPLLEEDKFGGRGVSINQSLLFKDCLDRCNMLDMGFSGPRYTWTNKRDINKLNS, via the coding sequence ATGAATATCATCGCTTGGAACTGTAGGGGCTCTCTGAAGCCCAATTTTCAGAGTCACGTGCATGATCTAGTGAGGATTCATGATCCTGCGGTTTTTGTGGTCACAGAAACTAGAGTTGGTAGGGACCGCGCAAAGGAAATCACGGATAGACTTCCATTTGACGGCTCAATTCGTTCTGATGCTATTGGCTTCACTGGTGGGATCTGGCTTTTATGGAATTCAGACAGAGTGGAAATCAATGTTCTTGCCATCACTGAGCAAGAAATCCACGTAGACGTCAAGGTACGGTCCTCTAATTTTGCTTGGTTATTGTCTGCTATCTATGCTAGTCCTAGGAGTGTAGAGAGATGTGTCTTGTGGGATAATCTAATAAAAGTTGCTGATTTACATAATAAGCCATGGATCATGGCAGGAGATTTCAATGAACCTCTTTTAGAGGAGGATAAGTTTGGGGGCAGAGGGGTTAGCATTAACCAGTCTCTTCTATTTAAGGACTGTCTAGATAGGTGTAATATGCTTGATATGGGATTCTCTGGTCCAAGGTACACCTGGACCAACAAAAGGGATATCAACAAACTTAATTCTTGA